In Rhododendron vialii isolate Sample 1 chromosome 9a, ASM3025357v1, the following are encoded in one genomic region:
- the LOC131301941 gene encoding probable calcium-binding protein CML44, giving the protein MSPLNTDDLHRIFKNLDQNGDGFLSLTELESLLERIGMQSTQDELESVVGKTNLDLLDFVSLYDAIVKQKIGGESQDGEDDDEELENDLVEAFKVYDKDGDGFISREELERVLTQLGFLNENASQNCETMIDTYDMNSDGVLDFEEFKKMMLVIES; this is encoded by the coding sequence ATGTCTCCTCTCAACACCGATGATTTGCACCGGATTTTCAAAAATCTAGACCAAAACGGCGATGGCTTTTTGAGCCTTACCGAGCTTGAATCGCTTCTCGAGAGAATCGGGATGCAATCTACGCAGGATGAGTTGGAGTCCGTAGTGGGAAAGACGAACCTTGATCTTCTTGACTTTGTGTCGTTGTACGATGCAATCGTCAAGCAAAAAATTGGTGGCGAAAGTCAAGATGGCGAGGACGACGATGAGGAACTAGAGAATGATCTTGTTGAGGCTTTCAAGGTTTACGATAAGGACGGGGACGGCTTCATTTCGCGCGAGGAGCTTGAGAGAGTTTTGACGCAATTGGGTTTTCTGAACGAGAATGCCAGCCAAAATTGCGAGACCATGATCGACACGTACGACATGAATTCCGACGGGGTGCTTGattttgaagaattcaagaagATGATGCTGGTGATCGAGTCTTGA
- the LOC131301942 gene encoding uncharacterized protein LOC131301942 yields the protein MASRAILRKRRFVSDYLNISACSIQCFQSLGLGLSSQHADSHGPNSAANHSSGDIDRMKKGDTILPINEDLLNFSALGLFRRKCYGDMVSGYVTGGSQFCSPTGMRLKLQSVRYASTAAAGQRDVDAKIDRDHDGKVTPEKAAAAAMYLKGTSGKEGVQELISNLSKAIGFKEIVTDYVHQEITRNWILVCWRLYLLIVIKDVFLSLV from the exons ATGGCTTCTAGAGCAATTTTAAGGAAGAGGAGGTTTGTCTCCGATTATTTGAATATTTCTGCCTGCTCAATTCAATGTTTTCAAAGCCTGGGACTTGGGTTATCTAGTCAGCATGCAGATTCTCATGGTCCAAACTCTGCTGCAAATCATTCTTCTGGAGATATTGACCGCATGAAGAAAGGGGATACGATTTTACCTATAAATGAAGATTTACTGAACTTTTCGGCATTGGGACTCTTTAGGCGTAAATGCTATGGGGATATGGTATCTGGTTATGTGACTGGGGGGTCACAATTTTGTTCCCCAACAGGGATGAGGTTAAAGCTACAATCTGTACGTTATGCGTCCACAGCAGCAGCAGGTCAACGTGATGTGGATGCTAAAATTGACAG GGATCATGATGGCAAAGTAACTCCTGAGAAGGCGGCAGCTGCAGCTATGTACTTGAAGGGTACTTCGGGCAAGGAGGGGGTCCAAGAACTCATTAGCAACCTTTCCAAAGCCATAG GGTTCAAAGAGATTGTAACAGATTATGTTCACCAAGAAATAACGCGAAATTGGATCTTGGTCTGTTGGAGATTGTACCTTTTAATAGTCATCAAAGATGTTTTCTTGTCTCTCGTTTAA